Proteins from a genomic interval of Lacticaseibacillus pabuli:
- the pyrR gene encoding bifunctional pyr operon transcriptional regulator/uracil phosphoribosyltransferase PyrR gives MIVAKELVDAVGMQRVLTRITYEIIEKNKGLGNIVIVGIKTRGTYLAQRIAKRIEQLEGVAVPVGELDITLYRDDYHKTGTDDPEVHGSKIPTNITGKSVVLVDDVLFTGRTTRAAMDALMAMGRPQKITLAVLVDRGHRELPIRADFVGKNIPTALNEQIKVSVTEVDGSDGIAIESLD, from the coding sequence ATAATTGTGGCTAAAGAATTAGTAGACGCCGTCGGGATGCAGCGCGTACTGACCCGGATTACCTATGAAATCATTGAAAAAAATAAGGGACTCGGGAATATTGTGATTGTTGGCATCAAGACGCGGGGGACGTATCTTGCACAACGGATTGCCAAGCGCATTGAGCAGTTAGAAGGCGTAGCGGTACCGGTGGGTGAGCTTGATATCACCCTGTATCGGGATGATTATCACAAAACTGGGACGGATGACCCCGAAGTGCATGGGTCAAAAATTCCAACTAATATTACCGGTAAGAGCGTCGTTCTCGTAGATGATGTGCTCTTCACTGGGCGCACCACCCGCGCCGCGATGGATGCCCTGATGGCGATGGGCCGGCCGCAAAAGATTACACTTGCTGTATTAGTCGACCGCGGACACCGCGAATTGCCAATCCGGGCGGACTTTGTCGGCAAGAACATTCCGACTGCACTGAACGAACAGATTAAAGTTTCTGTGACTGAGGTTGATGGTTCGGATGGCATTGCAATCGAGTCCCTAGATTAG
- the prmA gene encoding 50S ribosomal protein L11 methyltransferase, protein MEWQKLNVQTNSSANDVVSNVLMEAGAEGIQINDQSTGAHVAANEAIVTGFYPESVRMPELISTVTARVQGLTEFGFDTAEATVTTDSIDDAAWATAWEKYYHPVRLTRYLTVVPNWERIAPAQAGEIQLILDPGKAFGTGTHPSTRLTLGFLEQTIRGGERVLDVGTGSGILAVAAMRMGAKSVLATDLEDDAVVSARKNIALNPVDNITVIQSNLMTNVPADGQYDMILANMLPVALVPLIPQLRGRLATGGTFLLAGIIKAKAQLITDTLVANGFAVAEVHELGDWVALRAINAAEVD, encoded by the coding sequence ATGGAATGGCAAAAGCTGAACGTCCAGACGAATAGTTCTGCCAATGATGTCGTCAGCAACGTTCTCATGGAGGCCGGCGCTGAGGGCATTCAGATTAATGACCAAAGCACTGGTGCCCACGTCGCAGCGAACGAAGCAATCGTCACCGGCTTTTATCCAGAGAGTGTGCGTATGCCAGAGCTCATATCAACCGTGACTGCGCGCGTGCAAGGCCTAACTGAATTTGGGTTTGATACAGCCGAAGCGACGGTGACCACCGACAGCATCGATGACGCCGCATGGGCAACCGCGTGGGAAAAGTACTACCATCCCGTCCGGTTGACGCGCTATCTGACGGTCGTGCCCAACTGGGAACGTATCGCACCTGCACAGGCTGGTGAAATTCAGCTCATTCTGGATCCTGGCAAAGCGTTTGGGACGGGGACGCACCCCAGCACGCGGCTGACGCTGGGCTTCTTGGAACAGACCATTCGCGGCGGCGAACGGGTGCTTGACGTCGGCACGGGCTCAGGAATTTTGGCAGTTGCCGCGATGCGGATGGGTGCCAAGTCCGTGCTTGCGACGGACCTCGAGGACGACGCTGTGGTCAGTGCGCGTAAGAACATCGCGCTGAATCCGGTTGATAATATCACCGTCATCCAGAGTAACCTCATGACCAACGTACCGGCAGATGGGCAGTACGACATGATTCTAGCTAACATGTTGCCGGTCGCACTCGTGCCGCTGATTCCGCAGCTACGGGGACGTTTGGCAACCGGCGGAACCTTCTTGCTGGCTGGTATTATTAAGGCCAAGGCGCAACTCATCACCGACACACTGGTCGCAAACGGCTTTGCCGTCGCGGAAGTTCACGAACTCGGCGATTGGGTCGCATTGCGCGCCATCAATGCAGCGGAGGTAGACTAA
- a CDS encoding RsmE family RNA methyltransferase: MQRYFASSELHVDDSFTLDTATRRHAATVLRMQPGDQFELADSRGKVFTSTITDLDPLTVHVDEDITRDVELPVDVTIVCGVAKSQKAELITQKATELGVSRVVFANSQWGTARWEATRMRRKLERLQLIARGAAEQSHRNKIPQVDFLPKLTDAKKILADAKLIAYEESAKQGEAGQLIQTLSAHPRSLVVVFGPEGGIAPTEIEQLTAAGFKNAALGPRILRTETAPLYLLSAISALTELRKDE, translated from the coding sequence ATGCAACGGTATTTTGCGAGTTCCGAATTACATGTTGACGATAGTTTTACGCTCGATACAGCCACCCGCCGTCACGCCGCGACCGTTTTGCGAATGCAGCCGGGTGACCAGTTCGAACTTGCCGACTCGCGCGGTAAGGTCTTTACCAGCACCATTACGGATCTGGATCCGCTGACCGTCCATGTCGACGAAGACATCACGCGCGATGTGGAGTTACCCGTCGACGTCACCATTGTTTGCGGTGTCGCCAAGTCGCAAAAGGCTGAACTGATTACCCAAAAAGCAACTGAACTAGGTGTCTCCCGCGTTGTCTTTGCCAACAGTCAGTGGGGCACTGCCCGCTGGGAAGCCACACGCATGCGCCGCAAGCTCGAACGTTTGCAACTGATTGCACGTGGCGCTGCCGAGCAGAGTCACCGCAACAAAATCCCACAGGTCGACTTCTTGCCAAAACTGACGGATGCCAAGAAGATTCTGGCCGACGCGAAGTTGATTGCCTACGAAGAGAGCGCCAAACAGGGGGAAGCCGGGCAGCTGATTCAGACGCTATCGGCCCACCCGCGCTCACTCGTCGTTGTCTTCGGACCAGAAGGCGGCATTGCGCCAACGGAAATCGAACAACTCACTGCTGCTGGTTTTAAGAATGCAGCCCTCGGCCCCCGAATCTTGCGGACCGAAACAGCACCACTCTATCTGCTCAGCGCAATTTCCGCGCTAACGGAACTACGGAAGGACGAATAA
- a CDS encoding ABC transporter ATP-binding protein has product MTNFITVENEVKTYGQGANAVTANQDINFTIEPGELTIILGASGAGKSTLLNVLGGMDSLTSGTVKVNGVELGDLDQRGLTTYRRKQVGFVFQFYNLVQNLTTVENVELASEIADDAMDAVTALTAVGLEKRANNFPAQLSGGEQQRVAIARAIAKNPDLLLADEPTGALDYHTGKKILQLFQDFSHKSGKNVIIVTHNSLIQSMADHVIEIADGRVKSDSRNETPTPVAQLEW; this is encoded by the coding sequence ATGACGAATTTCATTACGGTTGAAAACGAGGTTAAGACATACGGCCAAGGTGCAAATGCCGTGACGGCCAATCAGGACATCAATTTTACGATTGAACCCGGCGAGTTAACTATTATCCTCGGCGCGTCTGGTGCCGGTAAATCAACCTTGCTAAATGTGCTCGGCGGAATGGATAGCCTCACCAGTGGTACGGTGAAGGTGAACGGCGTTGAGCTGGGTGACCTTGACCAGCGCGGACTGACGACTTATCGCCGCAAACAAGTCGGCTTTGTCTTCCAGTTCTACAACTTGGTCCAAAACCTGACGACGGTCGAAAACGTTGAGCTTGCCAGTGAGATTGCGGACGATGCTATGGATGCCGTAACAGCGTTGACTGCTGTGGGTTTGGAAAAACGGGCCAACAATTTTCCCGCACAACTCTCTGGTGGTGAGCAGCAGCGCGTCGCCATTGCTCGTGCCATTGCGAAGAATCCCGACCTTCTGCTGGCAGATGAACCGACCGGTGCACTGGATTACCATACCGGGAAAAAGATTTTGCAGTTGTTCCAGGATTTTTCTCACAAATCCGGTAAAAATGTCATCATCGTGACCCACAACAGTTTGATTCAATCGATGGCGGATCACGTCATTGAGATCGCGGATGGTCGCGTGAAGTCGGACTCACGTAACGAGACCCCTACTCCGGTCGCACAATTGGAATGGTAG
- a CDS encoding FtsX-like permease family protein, translated as MKTLNKNIRREFGRSLARFFSVSALLMLGVFVLIGLNVTGPNMRATAQHDYQKEHLADAKVTSTIGMNTKDRAAVRKLHGIAKVEFGATTDVLLRGGHHAMRVQSMPKSLSRMVLTSGHRPENDRQIVLSSNLRDRYRRGAKVRFKAGKSDGTTGLRDDTYTIVGFAHSSEFLKRDKIGSTNLGNGNLYGFAYVNAAAFTSSRPNIARLSFKHPNGVAYTRKYETHAKSLVDDLQPKLNSRNDQRVASLRKTMRQQITTGETALRNGYGQTKTAQAQLDAAQRTLTPQLQAAQATGNGTLLAQLTAKQAQLTQQQGRLAASTKQLQAIQNKLTAAKLRKKQLKNVDFQIQSRNDYNDGYNNYGEDAQRIDALGKSFPILFFLIAILVSFTTMQRMVEEKRIEMGTLRALGYTKREVMREYIVYSVSTSVTGTIVGSLLGLIALPRIIFRAYTANFNFAVMRLSLHPWLIVLSFVIALASTALASWLAARQQLQIIPADLMLPKPPTNGSRIFLERITPLWQRMSFSYKVTARNLFRYKGRMMMTIVGVAGATALMITGFGIRDSLNTIVQRQFSDISRYDLIAVYNPDANANNVSMVRKRITQSKQVQRATAAYFENVTATRQGDYARQDIALMVPQHPQQLNHYVKLRDYRSGKALRLGNHGAIVSQKLAKLQGVHVGDHFRIADADGTTRSIRVADITTMYAGHDIYMTREYYHQVYGQRLENNAYILQLKHDSPRQVNAFAARFNHHAAAAGTVAAQDSKTTITNVLGNLHNLIMVIILAASLLSLVVLYTLTSINVGERVRELSTLKVLGFYPKEVLMYIYRETNILTAAGIVVGIAGGYGFHAYIMSLLPPANAMVAPGITWSNILISVALTIAFSLVVMALMNRKIQKVDMLEALKSID; from the coding sequence ATGAAAACACTCAATAAAAACATTCGCCGCGAATTTGGCCGCTCCCTCGCACGGTTCTTCTCCGTGTCTGCACTGCTGATGCTAGGCGTGTTTGTCCTGATTGGATTGAACGTGACCGGCCCCAACATGCGCGCCACGGCGCAGCATGATTACCAAAAGGAACACCTCGCAGACGCGAAAGTCACTTCGACTATCGGCATGAATACCAAGGACCGAGCCGCTGTGCGCAAGCTGCACGGCATCGCTAAGGTTGAGTTTGGTGCCACGACCGATGTGTTGTTGCGGGGTGGTCATCACGCTATGCGGGTTCAATCAATGCCAAAAAGTTTGTCTAGGATGGTGCTGACATCCGGCCATCGCCCAGAGAACGACCGGCAAATTGTTCTCAGCAGCAACCTGCGTGACCGTTATCGGCGCGGCGCAAAGGTTCGTTTCAAGGCCGGTAAGTCGGATGGGACAACCGGTCTCAGAGACGACACTTACACGATTGTTGGGTTTGCCCACTCTAGCGAGTTTTTAAAGCGGGACAAGATCGGCTCGACCAACCTGGGTAACGGCAACTTGTACGGGTTTGCTTATGTCAACGCAGCGGCCTTTACCTCAAGCCGTCCCAACATTGCTCGGCTCTCCTTCAAGCATCCGAACGGCGTGGCGTATACCAGAAAATATGAGACACACGCCAAATCGTTGGTGGATGATTTGCAACCTAAATTGAATAGCCGTAACGATCAGCGTGTGGCGAGTCTACGCAAAACGATGCGGCAACAGATTACAACCGGTGAAACGGCACTGCGCAATGGCTACGGTCAGACGAAAACAGCCCAGGCACAGCTTGATGCTGCTCAGCGCACGTTGACGCCACAACTGCAGGCTGCACAAGCCACTGGTAACGGCACCTTGCTGGCTCAGCTGACTGCCAAGCAAGCACAACTGACGCAGCAACAAGGACGGCTGGCTGCCAGCACTAAGCAGTTGCAGGCAATCCAAAACAAACTGACTGCGGCAAAACTGCGCAAAAAGCAACTCAAGAACGTGGACTTTCAGATTCAAAGCCGCAACGACTACAACGACGGGTACAACAATTATGGTGAGGACGCGCAACGTATCGATGCTTTGGGCAAATCTTTCCCGATTCTGTTTTTCTTAATCGCCATCCTGGTAAGCTTCACCACCATGCAGCGCATGGTTGAAGAAAAGCGGATTGAGATGGGAACCTTGCGGGCGCTCGGCTACACCAAACGCGAAGTGATGCGTGAATACATTGTGTATAGTGTATCGACTTCCGTCACGGGGACGATTGTTGGTAGTCTCTTGGGCCTTATCGCCCTGCCCCGGATTATTTTCAGAGCATACACGGCAAACTTCAACTTTGCCGTCATGCGTCTAAGCCTGCACCCATGGCTAATCGTTCTATCGTTTGTTATTGCACTGGCTTCAACTGCACTTGCTTCGTGGTTGGCAGCCCGCCAGCAGTTACAAATCATTCCCGCTGATCTGATGCTGCCAAAGCCGCCCACAAATGGATCCCGGATTTTTCTGGAACGAATTACGCCGCTCTGGCAACGGATGAGTTTTTCTTACAAGGTCACTGCTCGGAATTTGTTCCGTTACAAGGGCCGGATGATGATGACAATTGTCGGGGTCGCCGGTGCAACTGCCCTGATGATTACTGGATTTGGCATTCGCGACTCGCTCAACACGATTGTGCAGCGACAGTTCAGTGATATCAGTCGCTATGACCTGATTGCGGTTTACAACCCGGATGCCAACGCTAACAACGTTTCGATGGTCCGGAAGCGCATCACCCAGTCCAAGCAGGTTCAGCGGGCAACCGCCGCCTACTTTGAAAATGTCACGGCGACGCGTCAGGGTGATTACGCACGTCAAGATATTGCGCTCATGGTTCCACAACACCCCCAGCAACTGAATCATTACGTGAAGCTGCGCGATTACCGCAGTGGCAAGGCACTACGGCTAGGCAATCACGGTGCAATCGTGTCACAGAAGCTGGCCAAATTGCAGGGCGTACATGTTGGCGACCATTTCAGAATTGCCGATGCAGACGGGACAACCCGCAGTATCCGCGTTGCTGACATCACCACAATGTATGCTGGCCACGACATCTACATGACGCGTGAGTATTATCACCAGGTTTACGGTCAGCGGCTCGAAAACAACGCTTATATTTTGCAATTGAAGCATGATTCCCCTCGGCAAGTGAATGCATTTGCCGCCCGGTTTAACCATCATGCTGCTGCGGCTGGTACGGTTGCCGCTCAAGATTCCAAGACGACCATTACAAATGTGCTGGGTAACTTGCACAACCTGATCATGGTCATCATCCTGGCGGCATCCCTGCTGTCACTGGTTGTTCTGTATACCCTGACGAGCATCAACGTTGGCGAACGTGTCCGCGAGCTTTCGACGCTCAAAGTGTTGGGTTTCTATCCTAAAGAAGTGTTGATGTACATTTATCGTGAAACCAACATTTTGACGGCGGCGGGCATTGTCGTCGGGATTGCCGGTGGGTATGGCTTCCACGCGTACATCATGAGTCTCTTGCCACCAGCAAATGCGATGGTGGCACCAGGCATTACTTGGTCGAACATTCTCATTTCCGTTGCCCTTACCATTGCCTTCTCCTTGGTTGTGATGGCACTGATGAATCGTAAAATTCAGAAGGTGGATATGCTTGAGGCATTGAAGTCAATCGACTAA
- a CDS encoding DUF3013 family protein gives MATTENMLDYIGDQMDKLDFDGDLNLNWDKEAHAIELEYTITVVTNKDYEIEDQEGETADEGSVSYDDAVLFYDQTRMKGADYADSYLTVIPYNGKKGIDQATVDGFFDYFQQALDDGESDLLDFVDGTSSDDEFSVTFEAEKLSSAIDEQPDYKQKVFLPYPKY, from the coding sequence ATGGCAACGACTGAAAACATGCTAGATTACATTGGCGACCAGATGGACAAGCTCGATTTTGATGGTGACCTGAATCTCAACTGGGATAAAGAAGCGCACGCCATCGAACTGGAGTACACGATTACGGTCGTCACCAACAAGGACTATGAAATCGAGGACCAGGAAGGCGAAACTGCCGATGAAGGTTCCGTTTCATATGATGATGCCGTATTGTTCTATGATCAGACCCGCATGAAGGGGGCCGACTACGCCGACTCCTACTTGACGGTCATTCCTTATAACGGCAAGAAGGGCATCGACCAGGCGACCGTGGACGGCTTCTTCGATTACTTCCAGCAGGCATTAGACGATGGTGAAAGTGACCTGCTCGATTTCGTTGACGGGACGAGCAGCGATGACGAATTTTCCGTCACTTTTGAAGCCGAAAAGCTTTCCTCTGCCATTGACGAGCAGCCTGACTATAAACAGAAGGTCTTCCTGCCATACCCAAAGTACTAG
- a CDS encoding TetR/AcrR family transcriptional regulator, whose translation MTTQKERLANTERAISDALVTVGQTKPLALISISDLSRASGINRGTFYLHYLDKDDLVTQIRDRLTTQIQTILDTKITGTMNYKQLATSEPYPIVVDIVALINRNRRLVHFLLGPNGDSQFKPDVTARLEKAIFQELYRVKGTPNFRTDVPNTYAIRLIINVIMTIVQTWLDSDDGMTEADIAKLIMQSLYLSPYKMLGIDSETKA comes from the coding sequence ATGACAACACAAAAAGAACGTTTGGCAAACACCGAACGCGCCATTAGCGACGCACTCGTGACGGTTGGCCAAACGAAACCACTCGCACTCATTTCCATTAGTGACTTATCGCGTGCCAGCGGGATTAACCGTGGTACCTTTTATTTGCACTACCTCGACAAGGATGATTTGGTCACCCAGATTCGGGATCGACTCACCACGCAGATTCAGACTATCCTGGATACAAAAATCACGGGCACAATGAACTACAAACAGCTGGCGACCAGTGAACCGTATCCCATTGTGGTCGACATTGTTGCACTTATTAATCGGAACCGCCGGCTCGTTCACTTTTTACTAGGTCCAAACGGAGATTCACAGTTTAAACCCGATGTGACGGCGCGGCTCGAAAAAGCAATTTTTCAAGAACTCTACCGCGTAAAAGGGACACCAAACTTTCGCACCGATGTTCCTAACACTTACGCGATTCGGCTAATCATTAATGTCATCATGACCATCGTGCAAACGTGGCTTGATTCAGATGACGGGATGACGGAAGCAGACATTGCCAAACTCATCATGCAGTCACTCTACCTCTCACCGTATAAAATGCTGGGAATTGATTCGGAGACGAAGGCGTAA
- a CDS encoding HAD hydrolase-like protein, whose product MKAVIWDFDGTLYDTYPGMIRALMATLADFQLPGDADHLLIATKRDSMKKVFDDYAKAMNPSDPLTPRAKLQSTYNGHEPVLNADPQLFPDAEAAIKAVTAQGGVNLLWTHRDERAWRLLKRDHLDQEFIGGTTIDMHFKRKPDPESLLYLIHKYQLDPTQTLVVGDRKLDSEAAKAAKCWSLYLDVDELHDAPHADYTAKDMTTALPIVQQFMAAN is encoded by the coding sequence ATGAAGGCAGTCATTTGGGATTTCGACGGTACCTTATACGACACGTATCCGGGCATGATTCGCGCGCTCATGGCGACATTGGCCGATTTCCAGTTGCCGGGGGATGCGGATCACCTGCTCATTGCGACCAAGCGGGATTCGATGAAGAAAGTCTTCGACGATTACGCCAAGGCGATGAACCCCAGCGACCCGCTCACGCCGCGTGCAAAATTACAGTCAACCTACAACGGGCACGAACCTGTCCTCAATGCAGATCCACAGTTGTTTCCTGACGCTGAGGCGGCCATCAAAGCGGTGACGGCACAGGGCGGGGTAAACCTGCTATGGACACACCGCGACGAGCGAGCTTGGCGTCTACTCAAACGCGATCACCTCGACCAGGAATTCATTGGCGGGACGACCATCGACATGCACTTCAAACGCAAGCCAGATCCAGAATCACTGTTGTACTTGATCCATAAGTACCAGCTGGATCCAACGCAAACGCTGGTTGTCGGTGACCGTAAGCTCGATAGTGAGGCGGCCAAAGCAGCCAAATGCTGGAGTTTGTACCTGGATGTCGACGAACTACACGATGCGCCACATGCAGATTACACGGCAAAGGACATGACGACTGCCTTGCCGATAGTGCAGCAGTTCATGGCGGCGAATTGA
- a CDS encoding RelA/SpoT family protein — MAEHPELTQQQVMDICATYMNDEHLKFVQKAYDFAAYVHKDQLRQSGEPYIIHPIQVAGILAQLNMDPETVASGYLHDVVEDTNITLGDINELFGHDVAVIVDGLTKLSKVTYVAHKDELAENHRKMLIAMAKDLRVIMVKLADRLHNMRTLMHLRPDKQRRIATETLDIFAPLADRLGISTIKWELEDLSLRYLNPQQYHRIAQLMNSKRSEREAYINSAIKEIKAALQGTNIQYEIYGRPKHIYSIYKKMRDKHKQFSELYDLLAVRVITQSIKDCYAVLGVIHTQWKPMPGRFKDYIAMPKANLYQSIHTTVIGPGGKPLEVQIRTEEMHQVAEYGVAAHWAYKEGQTSKVQYDEAGKKLDMFREILELKDETNDAHEFVDSVKGDIFSDRVYVFTPRGEVFELPKGSNTLDFAYLIHTEVGNHTVGAKVNGKIVPLNYQLKNGDIVEMLTSSSSAPSRDWVKVVFTSRARNKIRRYFKQEDKQDNAVKGRDMLEHQLQEMGLHPGDFLDKQPMKDLLKRLNYATEEELMSAIGYGELTALVVANRLTEKYRRDKEEDDKRKREQAILAKNEKVTTLSKERKPQPNAKKANDDEGVIIEGVDNLLVHLAKCCSPVPGDDIVGYVTRGRGVTIHRSDCPNVLTSGEDKNRLIDVKWRQKSDNSQSFDADLEIFGYNRSGLLNEVLQTLNAQTKNLNNINGRVDHDNMADIHVTVGISNLAHLERMIDAIKNIPDVYEVKRNNG; from the coding sequence ATGGCAGAACATCCAGAATTAACCCAACAGCAAGTCATGGACATTTGCGCCACTTACATGAATGATGAGCACCTCAAGTTCGTGCAGAAGGCGTACGATTTTGCTGCGTACGTACACAAGGATCAGCTGCGGCAGAGTGGGGAACCTTACATTATTCACCCCATCCAGGTCGCCGGTATTTTGGCCCAACTGAACATGGATCCTGAAACCGTAGCGTCAGGCTATTTGCATGATGTGGTTGAGGATACCAACATTACCCTCGGCGATATTAACGAGTTGTTTGGCCATGACGTCGCAGTCATCGTCGACGGCCTAACTAAATTGAGTAAGGTCACCTACGTCGCGCACAAGGACGAACTGGCCGAAAATCACCGTAAAATGCTCATCGCGATGGCCAAGGACCTCCGTGTCATTATGGTCAAATTGGCCGACCGCCTGCACAACATGCGGACGCTCATGCACCTGCGTCCTGACAAGCAGCGCCGGATTGCGACCGAAACGCTCGATATCTTCGCCCCACTGGCTGACCGTTTAGGGATTAGCACTATCAAGTGGGAACTCGAAGACCTGTCTTTGCGTTACCTCAACCCGCAGCAGTACCACCGGATTGCCCAGTTGATGAACTCAAAGCGCTCTGAACGTGAAGCCTACATCAACTCCGCCATCAAGGAAATTAAAGCGGCGCTGCAGGGCACCAACATTCAGTACGAAATCTACGGTCGTCCAAAGCACATTTACTCCATTTACAAGAAGATGCGCGACAAGCACAAGCAGTTCAGTGAGCTTTACGACCTGCTGGCTGTCCGTGTCATCACCCAGTCCATCAAGGATTGTTACGCAGTGCTCGGGGTCATCCACACCCAGTGGAAGCCAATGCCTGGCCGCTTCAAGGACTACATTGCGATGCCGAAAGCCAACCTGTATCAGTCCATCCACACGACGGTCATCGGCCCTGGTGGCAAGCCCCTTGAGGTCCAAATCCGGACGGAAGAGATGCACCAGGTCGCTGAATATGGTGTTGCGGCGCACTGGGCATACAAGGAAGGCCAAACCAGCAAAGTCCAATACGACGAAGCTGGCAAGAAGCTGGACATGTTCCGCGAAATTTTGGAACTCAAGGACGAAACCAACGACGCGCATGAATTCGTGGACAGCGTGAAGGGGGACATTTTCTCCGATCGCGTTTACGTCTTCACCCCACGCGGCGAAGTCTTTGAGTTACCAAAGGGCAGTAACACCCTCGACTTTGCCTACCTGATTCATACCGAAGTCGGTAATCACACGGTCGGGGCCAAGGTGAACGGCAAGATTGTACCGCTGAACTACCAGCTCAAGAACGGGGACATCGTCGAGATGCTTACTAGTTCTAGCAGTGCGCCAAGCCGCGACTGGGTCAAGGTCGTCTTCACTTCACGGGCCCGCAACAAGATTCGCCGCTACTTCAAACAAGAAGATAAGCAAGACAACGCCGTTAAGGGCCGCGACATGCTGGAGCACCAGCTTCAGGAAATGGGCTTGCACCCTGGCGACTTCCTCGACAAGCAGCCGATGAAGGACCTGCTCAAACGGCTGAACTATGCCACTGAAGAAGAACTCATGTCTGCCATCGGGTATGGTGAATTGACCGCTCTCGTTGTCGCAAACCGGCTCACTGAAAAGTACCGTCGCGACAAGGAAGAGGACGACAAGCGCAAGCGCGAACAGGCGATTCTGGCCAAGAACGAAAAGGTCACGACCCTCAGCAAGGAACGCAAGCCGCAGCCAAATGCCAAGAAGGCCAACGACGACGAAGGGGTCATTATCGAAGGCGTTGACAACCTGCTCGTTCACCTCGCCAAGTGCTGTTCGCCAGTGCCTGGTGATGACATTGTCGGCTACGTCACGCGCGGCCGCGGGGTCACCATTCACCGTAGCGATTGCCCGAACGTCCTGACGAGTGGTGAAGACAAGAACCGCCTGATTGACGTCAAGTGGCGTCAGAAGAGCGACAATTCACAGTCCTTCGACGCAGATTTGGAAATCTTTGGCTACAACCGTAGTGGACTGCTCAATGAAGTATTGCAGACGCTGAACGCGCAGACCAAGAACCTCAATAACATCAACGGGCGCGTTGACCACGACAACATGGCAGACATCCACGTCACGGTCGGCATTAGCAATCTCGCTCACCTCGAGCGCATGATTGACGCCATCAAGAACATTCCGGATGTCTATGAAGTTAAACGTAACAACGGATAG
- the dtd gene encoding D-aminoacyl-tRNA deacylase: MRIVVQRVSSAHVAIAGKTVGAIDQGYMILVGIGPNDTSFVADKLAAKVAKLRVFGDEAGKMNLSIMDIGGSVLSISQFTLYADVRKGNRPGFTNAAAPELGSRLYDYFNTSLRNLGLHVETGEFGADMQVSLVNDGPVTIIYDSEAMEL; this comes from the coding sequence ATGCGCATCGTCGTACAACGCGTCAGCAGCGCGCATGTCGCCATCGCCGGTAAAACGGTTGGCGCAATTGATCAAGGTTACATGATTCTGGTCGGTATCGGCCCGAACGACACCTCATTTGTGGCGGACAAACTTGCGGCCAAGGTCGCAAAGCTCCGCGTCTTTGGGGATGAGGCGGGTAAAATGAACCTCAGTATTATGGATATTGGTGGCAGTGTGCTGTCGATTTCCCAGTTCACCCTGTACGCAGATGTGCGCAAGGGGAACCGGCCCGGCTTCACCAATGCAGCTGCACCAGAGTTGGGGAGTCGGCTTTACGATTACTTCAACACGAGTCTGCGCAACCTAGGCTTGCACGTTGAAACCGGCGAATTCGGTGCCGACATGCAGGTCAGCTTAGTCAACGATGGCCCCGTCACGATTATTTATGATTCGGAGGCGATGGAGCTATGA